AAGGCGTTGTCAACCAGCGCTGTTCGCAGGGCAGAACGAATCACAAAAAGGTCAGGAGGAGTACCCTCCTGACCAGCCGCATGACATGACCGCTATAGTGTCGAGCAGTTGGCAGGGTCTTCGTATGCGTAGTTGGGAGGATTGCCCGGATAGAAGTTCTCTGGCTTCAGCCCGGGTTGTCGGATCCACTTGGCGTGTCCGTCTGCGAACACGAAGTTCGCGCCGTTCGCGTGGCGCCAGTGGATGGCAAAACCTGACTGCCCGCGCGAAGCCGCATACGGATGGAAGGCATCGTATCTCTGCTGACAGCGCACCGACGCCCAGTCAGGGAACCCACCGCCGATGTCGTTGTGGTGCCAGGGGTTCATGGTCGATGCTGCGCGAATCAGACTGCCGTTACCGTTCCAGTCGTTCACGCCGGTCTCGCCGATGATAATCGCGTCAGCCACACGCTCATAGGCGGCGAGCGATACACCCCATCCCACATGCCAGTTGCCCGCGTAAGCGGGACCTGCTGCACCGTTGTCGGTGCGAGTCATGTCTGTCGGATTGACACGAGGTGCGCTGGGGCACAAAAACACCCCGTTGTTTTTCACGTATGGGTAGATGCGCTGCACCCAATGGATGGCACTACCGTCCGGCTGTGGAAACCACCATAGCAAAATCGTGGTCTCATCATAATCCTGGGCATACATCGCCATGGCGGTAGCGAGCTGCTTCATGTTCGACAGGCAGGCAGTCTGCCGGGCTTTGTCCCGTGCTTGGGCAAACACGGGGAAAAGAATTGCCGCGAGAATCGCGATAATCGCGATGACCACGAGCAATTCGATCAGGGTAAAGCCGCGTCTGGACACAGTTGAAACCTCCTTCTGTTGCGTAATCGTTGTCGCATATTTATCATAACATACTCCACTTCCTGTTGTCAAGCGGTGCCGCGTGTTATGAACAACGACGCTGTTACGCCTCGTTTGTCGGGTGCTGGGCTCCACACGATTGCCGGACCACCAGATGTGGAGCCAGAAGAGTCTGTTGTTGCGGCGTCGCCCTGCCTTTGTGTATCCTTTCCAGCAAGAGGGACGCAGCCTGCTGACCTATCTCCCGCATCGGCTGTGCTACCGTAGTGAGCGGGGGCAGGAAGAATTTGCTGGTGTCCTGATTGTCGAAGCCGACTACGGAAACATCATCCGGCACGCGGATACCGTGTGTTTGCAGGGCACGGATGGCGCCATAAGCCACATCGTCGTTCACCGCGAAAACGCCATCCATTGTCCCGCCCTGATCCAGATAGTGGCTGACCGCATTGTAGGCGTACTCCTCTTCCGGCAAGATGTCGGGCAAGCCAGGACCAAGTTCGATAGTCTGACAGATATCGCACTCGGCAAGGGCGCGCTGGTAACCTGCAAAACGCCCGACGACCGAAGTCGCACGCCGCTCCCGTGACCCGTTCGATACAAACACAATCTGTCGCCTGCCCAGTTGCAGTAGATGTCGGGTTGCCAGATAGCCGCCCAGTTCATTGTTGGTCGCTACAAAATCAATCGGCAAACCGGGAATGTAGCGGTCTATCAGCACCACAGGCACCTGTAATACCAGCAGTTCCTCGTAGAAATCTCTGTTCTCTTCGGGGTCTGCGGGGGCTACAATCAATCCGTCCACCCGCTTGTCCAGCAGCATCTGAATGATTTCTCGTTCCCTCTCGGGGTAGCCGTAGGAGCAGGCGAGCAGTACGCCATACTGGTTTGCCTGCGCTACGCCGTCCACGCCTTCCAGAATGTGCGAGTAGAACCAGCCGGTGAGACCGATGACGACCAGACCGACGGTCGAGGTTTTCTGTATCCGCAGGCTTCTGGCGACCAGGTTTGGGCGATAACCGAGCTCCTGAGCGACACGAAGAATGTGCTCACGGGTTTCGGGGTGTATCCTGCCCTTATTGTGCAGGGCGCGGTAGACGGTCGTTTTAGACACCCCCACTTCCCGGGCAATCATATCCATATCGGCACGAAGTCTTTTCATGCGCAGTCCTCACGATTCTGATGTCCGAACCCATGCGGGTTCGGACATCAGAGTTATCTCGGCATATTTCTCTGCTGTTGCTCCCACTGCTCTTTGGAGCGTTTAATCGCCTCCAGCACTTCGGGTGGCGGCTGTTGCATCCCCGGTGGCGGAGGGTTTTTGGGACGGGTAGACCACCAGCCCAGCACGACCACCACGAGCAGCACCAGCCCGATGATCACCACCGCCGTCAGCGGGCTGATTTCACGCTTCAAGGGTGACATCACCTCTTCTCCTTATAGTGGTGCGGCGCGCTCGAAGTAGTCCAGCCTGTCGCCGTTCTGGAACTTGGCATGCCCGTCGGCGTAAGCCGCGTTCTTGCGCGACATTCCTGCTGTGCGGCCCGTCATGTGATAGTATACCAAATCTCCGATGGTGGGTTTCTCGGCGGGGTTGGTCACCGACGCCAGCGAGCGGCTGTCGCCCGAGTGATAGCCGGAGCAGCTATCCCAGTTGGTAATCACGTAAATAGACAGTCCGTTGTCGCAACGCCGGGTACCGTTATCACACAGTGCAGGCATCCAGCAGAACATCGCGGCAGGCTTGGCGTAATACTCGTAGCTGGTTTTGCCCGTCCAGTCGGGGCTCCACATATTGGGCACATTGATGCCCCACCAGGTCAGCGGCGCGCCGTTGTCGCTTGGGCAGGCGAAAATGCCCATATTCTTCACGTAGGGGCGCAGACGGAAGACGATGCCTCCCGGGAAGGTAGCGGGATTATCATGCTCGGCCTGCCACTCCCACCACTCCCAGCTGCCCGCATTCGGGAACTTCTCGTCGTAGTCCTGCGCATACATGACAATCGCGAGCCCCAGCTGCTTGAGATTGGATAAACACGAGGTCTGACGTGCTTTCTCCCGTGCCTGTGCGAACACAGGGAACAGGATGGCTGCCAGTATCGCGATAATCGCGATAACCACCAGCAGCTCGATGAGCGTGAATGCGCGTCGTTTCATTGTGCTTACACCCTCCTTGAAATTTTCGCGTAATCGGTTACGCAACAATATCTTAACAGAGGTGTTTCCTTGATGTCAAGAGATTTCGCAACATTTTTCCACAAATTCCCTCAAAAAACCGCTTTCTTACCTGCCCTTGCATACCCCGTGTCATTCCGTTATAATGCGTGTGATGAACCTGTTTCTCGGGAGGTAGCACGCTTGATGTCCAAACCCCGCCTTCTCAGCGGAATGCAGCCGACTGGCGTTTTGCATCTGGGCAATCTGGAGGGCGCGCTGCGCAACTGGGTGCAGCTGCAGCACCAGTATGATTCCTATTTCTGCATTGTAGACTGGCACGCGCTGACAACACTCGCCGAGCGCACCGAAGAGATACCGCACAACGTGCGCGAAGTGGCGATCGACTATATCGCTGCGGGGCTGGACCCCGAAAAGTGCGCCATCTTCGTACAGTCTCACATCAAAGAGCACGCCGAACTGCACCTACTCTTCTCGATGATTACCCCGCTGGGCTGGCTGGAACGGGTCCCTACCTACAAGGAGAAGCGCGAGAACCTGCAGCTGGAGTCTGTCTCCTATGGCTTGCTGGGCTACCCGGTGCTGCAGGCGGCGGACATCCTCATCTACAAGGCGCAAGTGGTGCCTGTGGGCGAAGACCAGCTGCCCCATCTGGAGCTGACGCGGGAAGTCGCCCGACGGTTTAACTATCTCTATGGCGAAGTATTTCCCGAACCTCAGGCGCTACTGACGCCAGCCGCGCGTGTGCCGGGGCTGGATGGGCGCAAAATGAGCAAGTCTTACGATAACGCCATCTACCTTTCTGACGATGCCCAGACCGTAACGCAAAAGGTAAGGCAGGCTTTTACCGATCCTCAGAAGATTCGCAAGAACGACCCCGGTCACCCCGAAGGGTGCGTGGTCTTCGCCCTGCACCAGATATACAGCAAGGAAGAGATACAGACCATCGAAAGCGAATGCCGCGCCGGACAACGCGGTTGTGTGGATTGCAAGATGCAGCTGGCGAGCAACCTGAATACCGCGCTGGACCCACTGCGTCACCGGAGACAGGAACTGCTGGCGAAAGCGGGCGAGCTGGAGCGCATCCTGAAGGAAGGAGCAGAGAAAGCACGTGCGGTTGCCAGCGAAACAATGAAAGAAGTACGCGCTGCCATGCATCTGGAGTGAGCAATGGAAGTTACTTTCCGAGCGATCCATCCCGATGAATTCGAGGCGTGCCTGGACGTTTGGGATGCCGCTTTCTCGGACACCCCGCGTGAGTATTTCCGCAAGTATTTCACGGGCGACCCCTGGTTCCATCCCGAATACACGCGTTGTGCCTTCGAGGGCAAGCGGATGGTCTCGGCGGTACAGATTGTGCGGCGAGAGGTGCGCGTTGGGCAGGCGACGTTGACACTGGGTGGCATCGCTAACGTGGGCACGGTCCCTGCCTACCGTTCGAGGGGGTATTCCACCCAGCTGCTGCGCGATGCCATCACCGTGATGGAGAACGACGGCTTCGATTTTTCGATGCTCTTCACGGGCATTCACGGCTTCTATGCACGTTTGGGATGGGAGAATCTGCCCGTAAAAGTGATGCACGCCGAAATCCGCCCCGAGCTTCCTCTCCCCGAAGGCGGATACCGTGTCCGTCCGCTTGCCGACGCTGACCTCGAGGCGTTGTGCGCGTGCTATGAGCAGTGTAATGCGGGACGCAGCTTCACCGTAGTGCGTTCCCCTGCCTACCTACGCGGCTGGACAGGGTGGGAAGAACGCACGCCGCCGGATGTCTACGTGGCAGAGGCTGCTGGCAAAGTGGTGGGATATATTGTTGCCCCGATAGGCGAAAGCCTCTCGGTCACGGAAGTGGGCTGGCTACCTGCATACAGTGAGTGTGTGTTCGCACTCATGCTGCACGTCACGCGGCTGGCTGCGGAATGCCAGGTGACCCAGGCGCGTCTGCATATTCCCCGAGATCCTGCATTGATGGGCGTTGTACGCAACCTGTTCCATCGTTTTACGTGGCACGAGTACCTGCCGATGGTGCGCGTGATACGTCTGCAGCCGCTGGTAAACAAACTCTTACCCGAGTTATCCCGGCGCATACAGGCAGTGGGT
The Bacillota bacterium genome window above contains:
- a CDS encoding prepilin-type N-terminal cleavage/methylation domain-containing protein; its protein translation is MTTGSGVCYDKYATTITQQKEVSTVSRRGFTLIELLVVIAIIAILAAILFPVFAQARDKARQTACLSNMKQLATAMAMYAQDYDETTILLWWFPQPDGSAIHWVQRIYPYVKNNGVFLCPSAPRVNPTDMTRTDNGAAGPAYAGNWHVGWGVSLAAYERVADAIIIGETGVNDWNGNGSLIRAASTMNPWHHNDIGGGFPDWASVRCQQRYDAFHPYAASRGQSGFAIHWRHANGANFVFADGHAKWIRQPGLKPENFYPGNPPNYAYEDPANCSTL
- a CDS encoding LacI family transcriptional regulator; translation: MKRLRADMDMIAREVGVSKTTVYRALHNKGRIHPETREHILRVAQELGYRPNLVARSLRIQKTSTVGLVVIGLTGWFYSHILEGVDGVAQANQYGVLLACSYGYPEREREIIQMLLDKRVDGLIVAPADPEENRDFYEELLVLQVPVVLIDRYIPGLPIDFVATNNELGGYLATRHLLQLGRRQIVFVSNGSRERRATSVVGRFAGYQRALAECDICQTIELGPGLPDILPEEEYAYNAVSHYLDQGGTMDGVFAVNDDVAYGAIRALQTHGIRVPDDVSVVGFDNQDTSKFFLPPLTTVAQPMREIGQQAASLLLERIHKGRATPQQQTLLAPHLVVRQSCGAQHPTNEA
- the trpS gene encoding tryptophan--tRNA ligase produces the protein MSKPRLLSGMQPTGVLHLGNLEGALRNWVQLQHQYDSYFCIVDWHALTTLAERTEEIPHNVREVAIDYIAAGLDPEKCAIFVQSHIKEHAELHLLFSMITPLGWLERVPTYKEKRENLQLESVSYGLLGYPVLQAADILIYKAQVVPVGEDQLPHLELTREVARRFNYLYGEVFPEPQALLTPAARVPGLDGRKMSKSYDNAIYLSDDAQTVTQKVRQAFTDPQKIRKNDPGHPEGCVVFALHQIYSKEEIQTIESECRAGQRGCVDCKMQLASNLNTALDPLRHRRQELLAKAGELERILKEGAEKARAVASETMKEVRAAMHLE
- a CDS encoding GNAT family N-acetyltransferase, producing MEVTFRAIHPDEFEACLDVWDAAFSDTPREYFRKYFTGDPWFHPEYTRCAFEGKRMVSAVQIVRREVRVGQATLTLGGIANVGTVPAYRSRGYSTQLLRDAITVMENDGFDFSMLFTGIHGFYARLGWENLPVKVMHAEIRPELPLPEGGYRVRPLADADLEALCACYEQCNAGRSFTVVRSPAYLRGWTGWEERTPPDVYVAEAAGKVVGYIVAPIGESLSVTEVGWLPAYSECVFALMLHVTRLAAECQVTQARLHIPRDPALMGVVRNLFHRFTWHEYLPMVRVIRLQPLVNKLLPELSRRIQAVGAKGTVRLRLPSGTIGLRAAGDEVTRDANALPEVAITQAQFLGLVFGLVGAEELPEPVPPQTRVLLNVMFPRQPAIYWAWDGF